A single genomic interval of Arthrobacter sp. NicSoilB8 harbors:
- a CDS encoding IS110 family transposase — protein sequence MANEQTKVIAGIDTHADTHHVAVITDTGRHMADREFPAAGAGYQGIIDFITGFGPVLAVGVEGTGSYGAELSRVLVREGIHVVEVMRPNRQARRLQGKSDPLDAYQAAESVLAGRAATTPKSRDGAVESLRVLRAERATAMRARVAVMAQVRAILVTAPESIRAKYRAMTSPALMAALERTRPAGPVSEPLASTATVLKRLAVRYRHLHHELAQIDAELDAILAFHAPMLRDLQGVGTDVASQLLVTAGDNPERITTEAKFAALVGVAPIPASSGKTSRHRLSRAGDRQANKAIHHVVLVRMRYDSRTRAYVARRRQEGKSTKEIMRCLKRYVAREIYDQLRHPRPAPDAGTLRTTRTAKHLTLQQAADALHVWPTALSRLERGLSRDDVFHQRYETWLREH from the coding sequence ATGGCAAACGAACAAACGAAAGTCATCGCCGGGATCGACACCCACGCCGATACCCACCATGTCGCCGTCATCACCGATACCGGCCGGCACATGGCCGACAGGGAATTCCCGGCCGCGGGTGCCGGCTACCAGGGGATCATCGACTTCATCACCGGATTCGGTCCCGTCCTCGCCGTGGGCGTGGAAGGGACCGGCAGCTACGGTGCCGAACTCTCACGCGTGCTCGTGCGCGAGGGCATTCACGTCGTGGAGGTGATGCGCCCGAACCGGCAGGCGCGCCGGCTGCAGGGAAAATCCGACCCGCTCGATGCCTACCAGGCCGCCGAATCGGTGCTCGCCGGCCGCGCCGCCACCACCCCGAAATCCCGCGACGGAGCGGTGGAATCGTTGCGGGTGCTGCGCGCGGAACGTGCCACCGCCATGCGCGCCCGGGTCGCCGTGATGGCCCAGGTCAGGGCGATCCTGGTGACCGCGCCGGAGAGCATCCGCGCCAAATACCGGGCCATGACGAGCCCGGCCCTGATGGCCGCGCTGGAGAGGACACGGCCCGCCGGACCGGTCTCCGAGCCGCTGGCCAGCACCGCGACCGTGCTGAAACGGCTCGCCGTCCGCTACCGGCACCTGCACCACGAGCTGGCACAGATCGATGCCGAACTCGACGCCATCCTCGCCTTCCACGCACCGATGCTGCGCGACCTTCAGGGCGTCGGCACCGACGTCGCCAGTCAGCTGCTGGTCACCGCGGGCGACAACCCCGAACGCATCACCACAGAGGCGAAGTTCGCCGCCCTGGTCGGCGTCGCACCGATCCCCGCATCATCGGGAAAGACGTCCCGTCACCGGCTCAGCCGCGCCGGCGACCGGCAGGCCAACAAAGCCATCCACCACGTGGTCCTTGTGCGGATGCGCTACGACAGCAGAACCAGGGCCTACGTAGCCAGACGGCGTCAGGAGGGCAAAAGCACCAAAGAAATCATGCGTTGCCTCAAACGCTACGTCGCCCGGGAAATCTACGACCAACTCCGCCACCCGCGCCCCGCACCCGACGCCGGAACCCTCCGGACAACACGCACAGCTAAGCACCTGACCCTTCAGCAAGCCGCCGACGCCCTCCACGTCTGGCCCACCGCCCTGTCCCGCCTGGAACGCGGACTCAGCCGGGATGATGTCTTCCACCAGCGCTACGAAACCTGGCTCAGAGAACATTGA
- a CDS encoding IS3 family transposase produces MADAKTWKDIALTFAGKLITAGWSAVKACALVGVHRTAWYRHLSPPAPSGIMVPHPDRAYPNRITDTEADAFMELLNSREYANLSVTQAYYRMLDAGHCFFSIAAAHRIVARNGQNGDRREQRTGTGPKRAKPIIHATAPNQLWSWDITMLHGPGKHTYRLYAILDVFSRRVVGHRVEHTETAALAAALITGAVTENRQRPAVLHADNGAPMRAGSTLQLAQSLGITLSYSRPRVSDDNPYSESLFKTVKYDLDFPRRFQDLQHARDYMAAFFADYNANHRHSGLNYYTPDTVHAGRVDQARQRRQATLNACHARHPHRYRNKPTAPAAPAHAGINHKANPLSQTA; encoded by the coding sequence GTGGCTGACGCCAAAACCTGGAAAGACATCGCCCTGACCTTTGCCGGGAAACTGATCACGGCCGGCTGGTCCGCGGTGAAGGCCTGCGCCCTGGTGGGCGTTCACCGCACGGCCTGGTACCGGCACCTGAGCCCGCCTGCACCGTCGGGGATCATGGTGCCCCATCCCGACCGCGCCTACCCGAACCGGATCACCGATACCGAAGCCGACGCCTTCATGGAACTGCTGAACTCCAGGGAATACGCCAACCTCTCCGTCACCCAGGCCTACTACCGGATGCTCGACGCGGGGCACTGTTTCTTCTCCATCGCCGCCGCCCACCGCATCGTGGCCCGGAACGGGCAGAACGGCGACCGCCGCGAACAGCGCACGGGAACCGGCCCCAAACGAGCCAAACCCATCATCCACGCGACCGCCCCGAACCAGCTCTGGAGCTGGGACATCACGATGCTCCACGGCCCGGGAAAACACACCTACCGGCTCTACGCGATCCTGGATGTCTTCTCCCGCAGAGTCGTCGGGCACCGGGTCGAACACACCGAAACGGCCGCCCTGGCCGCCGCACTGATCACAGGCGCGGTCACCGAAAACCGGCAGCGCCCTGCCGTGCTCCACGCCGACAACGGCGCACCCATGCGCGCCGGCAGCACCCTCCAGCTTGCCCAGTCCCTGGGCATCACACTGTCCTACTCCCGCCCGCGGGTCTCCGACGACAACCCCTACTCAGAATCCCTGTTCAAGACAGTGAAATACGACCTGGACTTTCCCCGCCGGTTCCAGGACCTCCAGCACGCCCGCGACTATATGGCGGCATTCTTCGCGGACTACAACGCCAACCACCGCCACAGCGGCCTGAACTACTACACGCCCGACACCGTCCACGCAGGACGAGTCGACCAGGCACGCCAACGCCGCCAAGCAACCCTCAACGCCTGCCACGCCCGGCATCCTCACCGCTACCGAAACAAACCCACCGCACCAGCCGCCCCGGCCCACGCCGGCATCAACCACAAAGCCAACCCGCTGTCACAAACAGCTTGA